In Halovivax gelatinilyticus, the following are encoded in one genomic region:
- a CDS encoding sulfatase-like hydrolase/transferase → MADSPPNVLLLLSDQERYDVSAPAGPPVETPAIDRLAADGMRFTRAVTPISICTSARASLLTGQFPHGHGMVNNCHEEDALRVNLDPDLPTFSEQLAGGGYDLTYTGKWHVGRDQTPEDFGFSYLGGSDVHHDDIDEDFARYRDEEIGIPLGEVEFSDAVYTRGGEGSLVAATTPVDVEATRAYFLARRTIEAIEAHAAGGDDSVPFFHRADFYGPHHPYVVPEPYASMYDPDEVELPASYAETYAGKPRVQEAFLGYRGVDAFDRETWREVLAKYWGFVSLIDDQIDRILSVLDDSGLAAETVVVHTADHGDFVGGHRQFNKGPLMYDDTYRIPLHVRWPGEVAAGSTCDAPVHLHDLAPTFCEIGDVAVPDSFHARSLRPLLSGRRPHAWPDSTFGQYYGEEFGLYTQRMVRTDRYKFVYNGPDVNELYDLRADPAELTNLIDHPDYAAVRRDLVDHLVGWMDETDDPYRRWVPKTFA, encoded by the coding sequence GGCGATCGACCGACTCGCCGCCGACGGGATGCGGTTTACGCGGGCGGTCACGCCGATCAGCATCTGCACGAGTGCGCGCGCGTCGCTGCTGACGGGACAGTTTCCCCACGGTCACGGGATGGTGAATAACTGCCACGAGGAAGACGCCCTCCGGGTGAACCTCGACCCGGACCTGCCGACGTTTTCCGAGCAACTCGCGGGAGGCGGCTACGACCTGACATACACCGGCAAGTGGCACGTCGGACGCGACCAGACGCCCGAGGATTTCGGCTTTTCGTACCTCGGCGGCAGCGACGTCCACCACGACGACATCGACGAGGACTTCGCGCGGTATCGCGACGAGGAGATCGGTATCCCGCTCGGCGAGGTCGAATTTTCCGACGCGGTCTACACCCGCGGCGGGGAGGGCTCGCTCGTCGCGGCCACGACGCCGGTCGACGTCGAGGCGACCCGGGCGTACTTTCTCGCACGGCGGACGATCGAGGCGATCGAGGCTCACGCCGCCGGCGGTGATGACTCGGTGCCGTTCTTCCACCGGGCGGACTTCTACGGGCCCCATCACCCGTACGTCGTGCCCGAGCCCTACGCCTCGATGTACGACCCCGACGAGGTCGAGCTGCCGGCGAGCTACGCCGAGACGTACGCCGGAAAGCCGCGAGTCCAGGAGGCGTTTCTGGGCTACCGCGGCGTCGACGCCTTCGACCGCGAGACCTGGCGGGAGGTACTCGCGAAGTACTGGGGCTTCGTCTCGCTGATCGACGACCAGATCGATCGGATTCTTTCGGTGCTCGACGATTCTGGACTCGCGGCGGAGACCGTCGTCGTCCACACCGCCGATCACGGCGACTTCGTCGGCGGCCACCGACAGTTCAACAAGGGGCCGCTAATGTACGACGACACCTATCGCATTCCCCTCCACGTGCGCTGGCCGGGCGAGGTCGCGGCCGGTTCGACCTGCGACGCGCCGGTTCACCTCCACGACCTGGCGCCGACGTTCTGCGAGATCGGCGACGTCGCCGTCCCGGACTCGTTTCACGCCAGGAGCCTCCGTCCGTTACTTTCGGGCCGCCGGCCCCACGCCTGGCCGGATTCGACGTTCGGCCAGTACTACGGCGAGGAGTTCGGCCTCTACACCCAGCGGATGGTCCGAACCGACCGGTACAAGTTCGTCTACAACGGCCCGGACGTGAACGAACTCTACGATCTCCGGGCTGATCCGGCCGAACTCACCAACCTGATCGACCACCCCGACTACGCCGCGGTTCGACGCGACCTGGTCGACCACCTCGTCGGCTGGATGGACGAGACCGACGATCCGTACCGCC